A single genomic interval of Microbulbifer variabilis harbors:
- a CDS encoding multidrug effflux MFS transporter, with the protein MKLNFIKMALILGLLSCVGPVAIDMYLPALPDIAQDLGAPIEAAQYTLISYFVAFGVCQLFYGPASDMFGRKPPLYFGLVLFTLASIGCALAPSIEALIALRFLQGVGAASVMSIPRAVIRDYYTGTQATRLMTTVMLVISISPMLAPLIGSTLIVPFGWRSVFLLIALLTLASLLLAVTSLPETLHHHHRVPFRLNAMLGAFSTLLRDPVYVGLTSIGGLGIASFFSFLATASFLYTDFYGLTPTEFSLAFALNALGFFISSQFAANLGARFGSVVVVKWATAGFAISSLVMCMVVFWGNDQFLLLVAMLLTCNIFLGLVIPTSMVLSLEEHGPIAGTAAALGGALQMLLGALAIVLTSLVFDGTPLPLTAAIAVCGVSSLIISRLTLRGIAHLVVPY; encoded by the coding sequence ATGAAGTTGAATTTTATTAAGATGGCACTCATTCTGGGCTTATTGAGCTGTGTTGGGCCTGTTGCTATCGATATGTATCTGCCGGCCCTACCGGATATCGCCCAGGATTTGGGAGCCCCTATAGAGGCTGCTCAGTACACCCTGATATCTTACTTTGTTGCTTTTGGGGTATGCCAACTATTTTATGGCCCCGCTTCGGACATGTTTGGTAGAAAGCCACCGTTGTATTTTGGATTGGTTCTTTTTACCTTGGCTTCTATCGGTTGTGCTCTGGCGCCCTCAATAGAGGCGCTGATCGCTCTAAGGTTTTTACAGGGCGTTGGTGCCGCTTCGGTGATGTCGATCCCCAGGGCTGTGATTCGAGATTATTACACTGGTACCCAGGCCACTCGCTTAATGACTACGGTGATGTTGGTGATTTCTATATCGCCGATGCTCGCCCCGCTGATAGGCAGTACCTTGATAGTCCCTTTTGGGTGGCGCAGTGTATTTTTACTGATTGCTTTGCTGACCCTGGCCAGCTTATTGCTGGCAGTAACCAGCTTGCCGGAGACCTTACATCATCATCACCGTGTACCATTTCGTTTAAATGCCATGCTTGGCGCTTTCTCGACATTGCTGCGCGACCCTGTATATGTGGGTCTGACTAGCATCGGTGGTTTGGGTATCGCCAGCTTTTTTTCTTTCCTTGCCACGGCCTCTTTCCTGTACACCGATTTTTATGGGCTGACACCAACGGAGTTCAGCCTTGCTTTTGCCTTAAATGCGCTGGGCTTCTTTATCTCTAGTCAGTTTGCTGCAAACCTGGGGGCCCGTTTTGGTTCAGTGGTGGTGGTGAAGTGGGCTACTGCTGGTTTTGCCATCAGCTCTCTGGTGATGTGTATGGTTGTGTTTTGGGGTAATGATCAATTTTTATTACTGGTGGCAATGTTGTTGACCTGTAATATATTCCTTGGGCTGGTTATTCCCACTTCCATGGTGTTATCTCTTGAAGAACATGGCCCCATTGCTGGTACTGCCGCAGCCCTGGGTGGCGCTTTACAAATGTTGCTCGGAGCATTGGCTATTGTTTTAACCAGTCTGGTTTTTGATGGCACGCCTTTGCCGTTAACGGCAGCTATTGCTGTTTGTGGTGTCAGTTCGTTGATTATTTCACGTCTAACTTTGCGGGGAATAGCGCATTTGGTGGTGCCATACTAG
- a CDS encoding SGNH/GDSL hydrolase family protein, with amino-acid sequence MDNILVYSDSVSWGIIPDTRQRMTFAQRWPGVMEFHLNENKHNVRVIENCLNGRKTVWDDPFREGRRGVEGLAQVIEMHSPLHCVILMLGTNDFQDTHDNKASMSAQGVAKLVSVIRSAPIEPGMPVPKVLIVAPLTINNPCGIIGYKFAGAKKRCEGFPQELEKVSNDLGTLFLDANRWVKVSERDGIHLDEDQHSVLGKVIADFLSDNKVLH; translated from the coding sequence ATGGATAATATTCTGGTTTATTCCGATAGTGTTTCCTGGGGCATCATTCCGGATACGCGACAGCGCATGACATTTGCCCAGCGTTGGCCTGGAGTTATGGAGTTCCACTTAAACGAAAATAAGCATAATGTACGAGTGATTGAAAATTGTCTGAATGGTCGCAAGACCGTTTGGGACGATCCATTTCGTGAGGGCCGGCGGGGTGTTGAGGGATTGGCACAGGTGATTGAAATGCACTCCCCATTGCATTGTGTAATCCTAATGTTGGGCACCAATGATTTCCAGGATACTCACGATAATAAAGCCAGTATGTCTGCCCAGGGGGTGGCTAAGCTAGTCTCCGTAATTCGCAGTGCACCTATCGAGCCGGGTATGCCAGTACCTAAGGTTCTAATTGTTGCTCCCTTAACGATCAACAATCCTTGCGGTATTATTGGCTATAAATTTGCTGGTGCGAAAAAACGCTGCGAAGGTTTCCCGCAGGAGCTGGAAAAAGTCTCTAACGATCTGGGTACCTTATTTCTGGATGCAAATAGGTGGGTCAAAGTCAGTGAACGGGATGGTATTCATTTAGACGAGGATCAACACTCGGTTCTAGGCAAGGTGATTGCCGATTTCCTCTCAGACAATAAAGTCTTGCACTAG
- a CDS encoding lactoylglutathione lyase family protein has translation MKSVYPRNFSHIGISVPDLEAAVKFYTEVMGWYLIMPPTEISEDHSAIGEMCTDVFGAKWGSFRIAHLSTGDRIGVELFQFPNQENPKDNFEYWKTGVFHFCVQDPNLEELAEKIVAAGGKKRMPKPRYYYPGEKPYRMIYMEDPFGNILEIYSHSYELIYSSGAYN, from the coding sequence ATGAAGAGTGTTTATCCGAGAAACTTTTCTCATATCGGTATTTCAGTGCCAGATTTGGAAGCTGCCGTTAAGTTCTACACAGAGGTCATGGGCTGGTACCTGATTATGCCACCAACGGAAATCAGTGAAGATCACAGCGCCATTGGTGAGATGTGTACCGATGTCTTTGGAGCCAAGTGGGGTAGTTTCCGCATCGCTCACCTTTCCACCGGCGATCGTATCGGTGTGGAGCTATTCCAGTTTCCCAACCAGGAAAACCCCAAGGATAATTTCGAATACTGGAAAACCGGCGTATTCCACTTCTGTGTTCAGGACCCGAACCTGGAAGAACTGGCAGAGAAAATTGTCGCAGCTGGTGGTAAAAAGCGTATGCCAAAACCCAGATATTACTATCCAGGAGAAAAGCCATATCGCATGATTTATATGGAAGATCCGTTTGGCAATATTCTGGAAATATACAGCCACAGTTACGAACTGATTTATAGTAGCGGTGCCTACAACTGA
- a CDS encoding LysR family transcriptional regulator, translating into MINPVWLRSFCTLVEQGGFTKTAQHLHMTQSGVSQHLRRLEDFLGLALIHRQGKQFTLTEAGEKLYLEAQDIVESLSTLGQRLGEDPAYEGQVSIQSPGSVGLKLYPKLLDLQREYPKLTIDYRFAPNQAVEESILGYKADIGFVTNPSTMAEVASQPVGSEELLLVTPASVKKLSWRVLLELGYIGHPDGAHQAGLLLGANFSEFQHVDMFKLKGFCNQIGLILEPVSMGLGFTVLPAHAVNAFHNFTQIKPHRLANSITETLFLITRRHKALPARVKTVVALAREWL; encoded by the coding sequence ATGATTAATCCTGTGTGGCTGCGTAGTTTCTGTACTTTGGTGGAGCAGGGTGGCTTTACCAAAACGGCGCAGCACCTGCATATGACCCAATCTGGCGTTAGTCAACACTTACGCCGCCTGGAAGACTTCCTTGGGTTGGCGCTGATCCATCGGCAGGGGAAACAATTCACCCTGACCGAGGCAGGCGAAAAGCTATACCTAGAGGCTCAAGATATCGTCGAATCCCTCTCTACACTGGGTCAACGACTTGGCGAAGATCCAGCTTATGAGGGACAAGTGAGTATTCAATCCCCAGGTAGTGTGGGTCTAAAGCTCTATCCAAAATTACTGGACCTGCAAAGAGAATACCCGAAACTGACCATAGACTATCGTTTTGCTCCAAATCAGGCTGTGGAAGAATCCATACTTGGTTATAAGGCAGACATTGGGTTTGTAACTAATCCGTCAACAATGGCGGAAGTAGCGAGTCAGCCTGTAGGCAGTGAAGAATTACTGCTTGTGACCCCTGCGTCAGTCAAGAAGTTGAGTTGGAGGGTGTTGCTAGAGTTGGGTTATATCGGTCACCCAGATGGTGCTCATCAAGCGGGCTTGTTACTGGGGGCAAATTTCTCAGAATTCCAGCATGTAGATATGTTTAAACTCAAGGGATTTTGTAACCAAATTGGCCTGATCTTGGAACCGGTCAGTATGGGCTTGGGTTTTACGGTATTACCCGCTCATGCAGTCAATGCCTTTCATAATTTTACGCAAATTAAGCCTCATCGCTTGGCGAACTCTATCACTGAGACTTTATTTCTAATTACACGTCGCCACAAGGCGTTACCGGCGCGGGTAAAAACTGTGGTTGCTTTAGCTAGGGAGTGGCTTTAA
- a CDS encoding nucleoside deaminase: MLRFICWLYFGIIAMGAQAELPPSSAVQQEKDEILMLLAYSVAYLDWVGPKEKQKRGYNIAAVLYDNAQEKIIGVQRNAVGLCRDKTQHAEVRLMQQCIGSKCRGKETNYLNDTSIYSTLEPCMMCGGMMIFLEVSRVIYGQSDPDFGKNIERLKQSFKSDCRYKFESKPHVENICKIDIPANYRARNISSEPSSLLQRAQLEGAFYNHRLLFSSTITDFLMSAEAKNIYRAAYQRLMGFKSKYQANNNLLLESQKQLKQLESAPGDIDRCLVGEIHRH, encoded by the coding sequence ATGTTGCGTTTTATTTGCTGGTTATATTTTGGGATTATTGCCATGGGTGCTCAGGCTGAGTTGCCGCCCAGCTCAGCTGTTCAGCAGGAGAAAGACGAGATACTCATGCTACTTGCTTACTCGGTAGCTTACCTTGATTGGGTTGGGCCAAAAGAAAAACAGAAGCGCGGCTACAATATTGCAGCAGTCCTGTATGACAATGCGCAGGAAAAAATTATAGGAGTGCAGCGCAATGCAGTTGGTTTGTGTCGAGATAAAACCCAGCATGCTGAAGTGCGATTAATGCAACAATGTATCGGCAGTAAATGTAGGGGGAAAGAGACTAATTACCTGAATGATACTTCGATCTACAGCACTCTGGAGCCCTGTATGATGTGTGGAGGTATGATGATTTTTCTTGAGGTCTCTAGAGTTATTTATGGCCAATCAGATCCGGATTTTGGGAAGAATATAGAAAGGCTGAAGCAGAGTTTTAAGTCTGATTGTAGATATAAATTTGAGTCGAAACCGCATGTGGAAAATATTTGTAAAATAGATATTCCTGCAAATTATCGAGCTAGAAATATTTCTTCAGAGCCATCTAGTTTACTTCAGAGGGCTCAGCTTGAAGGGGCGTTTTACAATCATCGCTTGTTGTTTAGTAGCACGATTACAGATTTTCTGATGAGTGCTGAAGCGAAGAATATTTATCGTGCTGCTTACCAGCGGCTTATGGGTTTTAAGTCTAAATATCAGGCTAACAATAATCTTCTGCTGGAGAGCCAAAAGCAATTGAAGCAATTAGAAAGTGCTCCAGGAGATATAGATCGGTGTTTAGTGGGGGAGATACATCGCCACTAA
- a CDS encoding AraC family transcriptional regulator ligand-binding domain-containing protein, with protein sequence MTTNNQELYASEPTGLATSTYRHVLYWQHLGFPKDKLKNIYGDHYSQFQNLQHRVPVRLTGQALQEVSDYFSDNTIAFRTGLDVSISSIQAFAHVLMACPTVRHLISLGTQFQQLGTQGYQGLFSEGNERSSFDILIPSFSPLTTQQVELNIGVIFKLISDIVVDYESCHPVIHFAHHNSELMNNASSLINIPIEFGHQKNCISFDNSILDKQLCSPGKSSLDFNKLTAKKQLQKMKSDESLPNRCKDIIKDYLSEGAANLDFLADILQINKRSLQIRLNAQNTSFRRLLDLARREKLNSLDIQSMDKLQVAKELGFSTIIAYEESYKRWKNI encoded by the coding sequence ATGACTACCAATAACCAGGAACTTTATGCTTCTGAGCCAACAGGCTTGGCAACTTCCACTTATCGTCACGTACTATACTGGCAACACCTGGGGTTTCCAAAAGATAAGTTAAAGAATATATATGGTGATCATTACTCTCAGTTTCAAAACCTACAACATCGTGTACCAGTAAGGCTGACTGGACAAGCACTTCAAGAGGTATCCGACTACTTCAGTGATAACACCATAGCGTTTCGTACTGGTCTAGATGTGTCAATTTCCAGCATTCAAGCATTTGCTCATGTCCTAATGGCTTGCCCTACTGTCAGACATCTTATTAGCCTCGGTACGCAATTCCAACAACTGGGCACGCAAGGCTATCAAGGGTTATTCAGTGAGGGGAATGAACGCTCCAGCTTTGATATTTTAATTCCTAGCTTTTCGCCTCTCACTACACAACAAGTTGAATTGAATATTGGAGTCATCTTTAAGCTAATTTCAGATATTGTTGTCGATTATGAAAGCTGCCATCCGGTTATTCACTTTGCTCATCATAATTCCGAATTAATGAATAATGCATCCTCCTTAATTAATATTCCCATTGAGTTTGGACATCAAAAAAATTGCATTAGCTTTGATAACTCCATTCTTGATAAACAACTATGTAGCCCAGGAAAATCCTCCCTTGACTTTAATAAGCTAACTGCAAAGAAGCAGCTCCAGAAGATGAAGTCAGATGAATCATTACCCAATCGATGTAAAGATATTATCAAAGATTATTTATCAGAGGGTGCAGCCAACCTGGATTTCTTGGCAGACATACTGCAAATTAATAAGCGTTCCTTACAGATTCGCCTAAATGCACAAAATACATCTTTTAGACGTTTATTGGATTTAGCCCGGAGAGAAAAACTGAATTCACTGGACATCCAGTCCATGGACAAGTTACAAGTCGCAAAAGAATTAGGGTTCTCAACAATTATAGCGTACGAAGAATCCTACAAACGCTGGAAAAATATTTGA